A region from the Salicibibacter cibarius genome encodes:
- a CDS encoding DUF1128 family protein, producing the protein MNLNEATEENLTYIFEKLQDQLQVVNAAVLDPTGYDLRFYDDIKEIYEYVDGNSKLSVKEMDALISELGRLKVESKK; encoded by the coding sequence ATGAACCTTAACGAAGCAACAGAAGAAAATCTTACTTACATTTTCGAGAAACTCCAAGACCAGCTGCAAGTGGTGAACGCCGCTGTGCTCGATCCAACAGGCTATGATCTCCGGTTTTACGATGATATTAAAGAGATCTATGAGTACGTGGACGGCAATTCAAAACTTAGTGTGAAAGAAATGGACGCGCTCATTTCGGAACTGGGAAGACTTAAAGTCGAGAGTAAAAAATAA
- the fabG gene encoding 3-oxoacyl-[acyl-carrier-protein] reductase, with the protein MLQGKKALVTGASRGIGRAIALNLAQNGADVAINYAGNEAKAAETAKECASYGVDAFPVQANVAREDDVKTLFKTVTDRFGAIDVLVNNAGITKDNLVMRMKEDDWDEVLDTNLKGVFLCAKAAIRPMMKQRAGSIINIGSVTGSLGNAGQANYTAAKAGVVGLTKTLARELSSRHIRVNAVAPGFIETEMTDELGGEQREGLLAQIPLGELGRPEDVAETVSFLAGEKSRYMTGQTLHVDGGMYMS; encoded by the coding sequence ATGTTACAAGGAAAAAAAGCGCTCGTTACCGGGGCTTCCCGCGGGATTGGACGAGCCATCGCGCTCAACCTCGCCCAAAACGGCGCTGACGTTGCTATCAATTACGCGGGAAATGAAGCAAAAGCCGCGGAAACCGCGAAAGAATGCGCATCTTATGGGGTGGATGCCTTCCCAGTGCAAGCAAACGTCGCCCGAGAAGACGACGTAAAAACCCTTTTTAAAACGGTCACGGACCGGTTCGGCGCGATTGACGTGCTCGTAAACAACGCCGGCATTACAAAGGACAATTTAGTCATGCGCATGAAAGAAGACGACTGGGATGAAGTGCTCGATACCAATTTAAAAGGCGTCTTTCTTTGCGCGAAAGCGGCGATACGCCCGATGATGAAACAGCGTGCGGGATCAATCATTAATATCGGTTCGGTCACCGGTTCGCTCGGCAATGCAGGGCAGGCCAATTACACGGCAGCAAAAGCAGGGGTCGTTGGACTGACGAAAACGTTGGCCAGAGAGCTTTCCTCCCGCCATATTCGTGTAAATGCCGTCGCGCCGGGTTTTATTGAGACAGAGATGACCGACGAGCTGGGAGGGGAGCAACGGGAAGGGTTGCTGGCACAAATCCCGCTCGGCGAACTCGGGCGCCCCGAAGACGTGGCCGAAACGGTCAGTTTTCTCGCCGGCGAAAAAAGCCGCTATATGACGGGACAAACCCTTCATGTTGACGGCGGCATGTATATGTCTTAG
- the acpP gene encoding acyl carrier protein: MAETETLERVKKIVVDRLGVEESEVISEATFKDDLGADSLDVVELVMELEDEFDMEISDEEAEKISTVADVVNYIEGQQ; this comes from the coding sequence ATGGCAGAAACAGAAACACTGGAACGCGTAAAAAAGATTGTTGTCGATCGGTTGGGCGTCGAGGAATCGGAAGTGATCAGTGAAGCAACGTTTAAAGATGATCTCGGTGCCGATTCGTTGGACGTCGTTGAACTCGTGATGGAACTTGAAGATGAATTTGATATGGAAATCTCTGATGAAGAGGCAGAAAAAATTTCCACCGTCGCTGATGTCGTGAATTACATAGAAGGACAGCAGTGA
- the rnc gene encoding ribonuclease III — translation MKSSPNKKKKIHASETHVQKFRDLLSKLGLQFNDDQLLYQAFTHSSYVNEKKHNADSDNERLEFLGDAVLELCVSQYLYRRFHTMQEGEMTKLRAAVVCEPSLADLARNYQFGSLVFLGKGENLTGGRERSAMLADVFEAFVGALYLDQGMDAVDHFLEQTVYEKIETGSYTDVMDFKSQLQEFVQRASTGAVTYEIVDEQGPAHSREFVARVSINGDHQGEGIGKTKKSAEQHAAQKALMQLSAENQ, via the coding sequence ATGAAATCCTCTCCAAATAAAAAGAAAAAAATACACGCAAGCGAAACCCATGTGCAGAAATTCCGTGATTTATTATCGAAACTAGGACTGCAATTTAATGATGATCAATTGTTGTACCAGGCTTTTACCCATTCATCCTATGTTAATGAAAAGAAACACAATGCCGACAGCGATAACGAACGGTTGGAGTTTTTAGGGGATGCGGTGCTGGAATTATGCGTTTCCCAATACTTGTATCGCCGTTTTCACACGATGCAGGAAGGGGAAATGACGAAACTGCGTGCCGCCGTCGTTTGTGAACCTTCCCTGGCAGACCTTGCGCGAAACTATCAGTTTGGCAGCCTCGTGTTTCTCGGGAAAGGGGAAAATTTGACGGGAGGCCGGGAACGTTCGGCCATGCTCGCGGACGTCTTCGAAGCATTTGTCGGTGCCCTTTACCTTGATCAGGGCATGGACGCCGTGGACCATTTCCTTGAACAAACCGTCTATGAAAAAATCGAAACCGGCAGCTACACGGATGTAATGGACTTCAAAAGCCAGCTACAAGAATTTGTCCAACGAGCTTCAACGGGCGCGGTCACGTACGAGATCGTCGATGAACAAGGACCTGCCCACAGCAGGGAATTCGTTGCCCGCGTCTCCATCAATGGCGATCATCAAGGCGAAGGAATCGGAAAAACGAAAAAATCGGCAGAACAACACGCCGCCCAGAAAGCGCTGATGCAATTAAGCGCGGAAAATCAATAG